The following proteins are co-located in the Microplitis demolitor isolate Queensland-Clemson2020A chromosome 3, iyMicDemo2.1a, whole genome shotgun sequence genome:
- the LOC103578492 gene encoding death-associated inhibitor of apoptosis 1-like — MTSMGEHGTTSPDYRFEGARLRSFTNWPLARPQPRRLAAAGFYYTGVIDSVKCFFCGVEICMWEEDDPVSEHQRWRGSCRFIHNLPSGNIPLDEDFLNMTGPSEDTVNIRTTRESPVVNYVFASTSGLNRTGLTRHTQMAHPNYSLYQTRLESFKKWSPLMPQTKERLAEAGFFYTGTGDQTLCYHCGGGLKDWEPEDDPWVQHAKWFKNCYYVRLTRGQSFIDSVVGIPVAAPVLGELTSINLPSCLSLVAPVWLPESSNQGAEEGKEQNGSAEEKEDTKVKEEKGHMGDEEEEKRRRKEESRDARVCKICYDEELGVIFLPCGHVVACFKCASAITTCAVCREPITLTARAILA; from the coding sequence ATGACATCAATGGGGGAGCATGGAACTACATCTCCTGACTACCGGTTCGAAGGCGCCAGACTCCGAAGCTTCACGAACTGGCCATTGGCTCGTCCACAGCCGAGACGCCTAGCTGCGGCCGGATTCTATTACACTGGGGTAATAGACAGCGTTAAATGCTTCTTCTGTGGAGTAGAGATATGTATGTGGGAGGAAGATGATCCGGTGTCGGAACATCAACGCTGGCGAGGGAGTTGCCGATTCATCCACAATCTCCCCAGTGGAAACATACCACTGGACGAAGATTTTCTTAATATGACAGGGCCTTCAGAAGACACCGTTAACATCAGGACCACTCGAGAATCACCAGTGGTCAACTACGTCTTCGCGAGCACATCAGGGCTAAATAGAACTGGTCTCACGCGACATACACAAATGGCACACCCCAATTATTCTCTCTATCAAACAAGACTGGAGTCCTTCAAGAAATGGTCTCCGTTAATGCCCCAGACAAAAGAGCGATTAGCAGAAGCAGGATTCTTCTATACTGGTACTGGTGATCAAACACTTTGTTATCATTGTGGAGGGGGACTGAAGGATTGGGAACCGGAGGATGATCCTTGGGTGCAACATGCCAAGTGGTTCAAAAATTGCTACTATGTTCGACTAACAAGGGGACAATCGTTCATAGACAGTGTTGTGGGGATACCGGTAGCAGCACCAGTCCTAGGGGAGCTGACCTCGATCAATCTGCCCTCTTGCTTAAGTCTAGTAGCTCCTGTGTGGTTACCAGAATCATCAAATCAAGGGGCTGAAGAAGGAAAAGAACAGAATGGAAGCGCAGAAGAAAAGGAGGACACGAAGGTTAAAGAAGAAAAGGGACATATGGgggatgaagaagaagaaaaacgCAGAAGGAAGGAAGAAAGTCGTGACGCTCGGGTCTGCAAAATTTGCTACGATGAGGAATTAGGGGTCATTTTCCTCCCCTGCGGGCATGTCGTGGCATGTTTCAAATGTGCATCCGCAATAACGACGTGTGCAGTATGTCGAGAGCCTATTACCTTGACTGCCCGCGCTATCCTGGCATAA
- the LOC106693200 gene encoding speckle-type POZ protein-like A, translating to MTDKNNSDQEAAGATLWRSTYENKGISIKVAEHLFPSYPIILAADSLAFDSLLLSRLEENIVDLSDMENEGVKELLDFLYQGNADKNITTFDVAHKLFKLAREYEILSVGQAAISKLINEINNDNVMLLLETTERYPSTLLRQRVVSHIVENRADIINTVDFQLFAEKHSHVLLEIVETCCESIQDKSSNNQGVK from the coding sequence ATgactgacaaaaataattcggATCAGGAGGCAGCAGGGGCGACACTCTGGAGAAGTACTTATGAAAACAAGGGGATAAGCATCAAGGTGGCCGAACATCTATTTCCATCCTACCCCATAATACTTGCCGCGGACAGCCTGGCGTTCGACTCGTTGCTACTGAGCAGGTTAGAAGAGAATATCGTGGATCTGTCAGATATGGAAAACGAGGGCGTGAAGGAACTGTTGGACTTCCTATATCAAGGCAATGccgataaaaatatcacaACTTTCGACGTGGCACACAAACTCTTCAAGCTTGCAAGGGAATACGAGATACTAAGCGTGGGTCAAGCGGCCATAAGTAAGCTGATCAACgaaataaataacgataacGTCATGCTCCTGCTGGAAACCACGGAGCGGTATCCGTCAACACTGTTGAGACAAAGGGTTGTATCGCATATTGTAGAAAATCGAGCAGACATAATAAACACGGTCGACTTCCAGCTGTTCGCTGAGAAGCATTCCCATGTGCTGCTAGAGATTGTTGAAACCTGCTGCGAATCCATACAGGACAAGTCAAGCAATAACCAGggggtgaaataa